One window from the genome of Bacillus sp. (in: firmicutes) encodes:
- a CDS encoding nitric-oxide reductase large subunit has protein sequence MNYRKLWISLSLVIIISFAILGYYGGRIYQVMPPIPDRVVSEDGIEVFTGQDIKDGQNVWQSIGGQELGSIWGHGAYVAPDWNADWLHREAVFILNKWGQAQFGNNFGDLNEEQKAQLQARLTKEMRTNTYNEATKEIVISKDRMEAYQFLSSYYSGLFMDNPDFQDLRNEYAIPKNTIKSQERMDVMNAFFFWSTWATVTNRPGDVVSYTNNWPSEVLVENRPTSELIIWSVISFVMLLAGIGALAWYYAVQRRNEPHLQEVYPEKDPLLGLTPTPSMKSTLKYFWVVTLLVVVQVGLGAVTAHYAVEGSGFYGIPIQEWLPYSVTRTWHTQLGILWIATAWLATGLYMAPAVSGYEPKGQRGLVNFLFVCLLIIVVGSMAGQWLGVFQKFDFQTNFWFGHQGYEYVDLGRFWQIFLTIGLFLWLFLMGRSLLPAFKKTTEDRHLLAMFLLAATAIPLFYVPGLLWGQQTHLAMAEYWRWWIVHLWVEGFFEVFATVIIAFLFTRMGLLRTGTATATVLFSTVIFLFGGIIGTFHHLYFSGTPMGVLAFGATFSALEVVPLVLIGFEAYENLTLSRTKDWVKEYKYPIYCFVSVAFWNLVGAGLFGFFINPPISLYYMQGLNTTPLHGHTALFGVYGMLGIGLMLFCLKGLTGQKHWKTKLLSFSFWAINIGLALMALLSLLPVGLLQTWASFEHGMWYARSAEFLQKDIVQTFVWLRVIGDTIFAIGVVALGWFILGLKTGRSIVKKNAM, from the coding sequence ATGAACTATCGGAAATTATGGATTTCTCTTAGTTTAGTTATCATTATTTCTTTTGCGATATTAGGCTATTATGGCGGACGTATTTATCAAGTCATGCCGCCAATTCCAGATAGGGTTGTAAGCGAAGATGGGATTGAGGTATTTACCGGCCAAGATATTAAAGATGGACAAAATGTTTGGCAATCGATTGGCGGACAAGAACTCGGAAGTATATGGGGGCATGGCGCCTATGTCGCTCCTGACTGGAATGCTGATTGGTTGCACCGTGAAGCGGTATTTATATTAAATAAATGGGGTCAAGCGCAGTTTGGGAACAATTTCGGAGATTTAAACGAGGAACAAAAAGCACAATTACAAGCACGATTAACAAAAGAAATGCGGACAAACACATATAACGAAGCGACGAAAGAAATCGTTATTTCTAAAGACCGCATGGAAGCCTATCAATTCTTAAGTAGTTATTATTCTGGCCTTTTTATGGACAATCCTGATTTTCAAGACTTAAGAAATGAATATGCCATTCCAAAAAATACAATTAAAAGCCAAGAACGCATGGATGTAATGAATGCCTTTTTCTTTTGGAGTACATGGGCAACTGTAACGAATCGTCCTGGTGATGTTGTTTCCTATACAAATAATTGGCCAAGTGAAGTTCTAGTTGAAAATCGTCCAACAAGTGAACTTATTATTTGGTCTGTGATTAGCTTTGTCATGCTGTTAGCCGGAATTGGTGCACTTGCATGGTACTATGCAGTGCAACGCCGCAACGAGCCACATCTTCAAGAAGTTTATCCAGAGAAGGACCCATTATTAGGTTTAACCCCTACTCCTTCAATGAAGTCAACATTAAAATACTTTTGGGTTGTGACTCTTTTAGTAGTCGTCCAAGTGGGACTTGGTGCTGTTACCGCCCACTATGCGGTAGAAGGTTCTGGTTTTTATGGAATCCCAATTCAAGAGTGGCTTCCATATTCTGTTACACGCACATGGCACACCCAATTAGGAATATTGTGGATTGCCACCGCATGGCTTGCAACAGGCCTTTATATGGCACCTGCCGTATCGGGCTATGAGCCAAAAGGGCAGCGTGGTTTAGTCAATTTCTTGTTTGTCTGCCTGCTCATTATTGTTGTAGGCTCAATGGCTGGGCAATGGCTAGGTGTATTCCAAAAATTTGATTTCCAAACAAATTTCTGGTTTGGACATCAAGGCTATGAATATGTAGATTTAGGTCGCTTTTGGCAAATATTCCTTACAATCGGTCTGTTCCTATGGCTATTTTTAATGGGAAGATCACTACTTCCTGCCTTTAAAAAAACAACGGAAGACCGCCATTTATTAGCAATGTTTTTATTAGCTGCAACAGCTATTCCATTGTTTTATGTTCCTGGACTACTATGGGGACAACAGACACATCTCGCGATGGCAGAATATTGGCGCTGGTGGATTGTCCACTTATGGGTTGAAGGGTTTTTCGAAGTGTTTGCAACAGTTATCATCGCTTTTCTATTTACAAGAATGGGATTACTGCGAACAGGGACAGCAACAGCTACCGTCTTGTTCTCGACGGTTATTTTCTTGTTTGGCGGAATCATCGGAACGTTCCACCATTTATACTTTAGCGGAACACCGATGGGTGTTCTTGCCTTTGGAGCAACCTTTAGCGCTTTAGAGGTTGTGCCGCTTGTTTTAATCGGCTTTGAAGCCTATGAGAATTTAACTTTAAGCCGTACAAAGGATTGGGTCAAGGAATACAAATATCCGATTTATTGTTTCGTTTCTGTTGCTTTTTGGAACCTTGTCGGGGCTGGGCTGTTTGGTTTCTTTATTAACCCGCCGATTTCACTTTATTACATGCAAGGCCTTAACACAACACCGCTTCACGGACATACTGCCCTTTTTGGCGTATATGGAATGCTAGGCATTGGCCTTATGCTCTTCTGTTTAAAAGGGCTTACAGGTCAAAAGCATTGGAAAACAAAGCTGTTAAGCTTTTCGTTTTGGGCTATTAATATCGGACTAGCCTTAATGGCATTGTTAAGCCTATTGCCTGTAGGTTTATTGCAAACATGGGCCAGCTTTGAGCACGGCATGTGGTATGCACGTTCAGCCGAATTTCTACAAAAAGATATCGTCCAAACCTTTGTCTGGCTTCGCGTTATTGGTGATACCATTTTTGCAATTGGCGTGGTAGCTTTAGGTTGGTTTATTCTTGGACTGAAAACAGGACGGTCTATTGTCAAGAAAAATGCAATGTAA